The following proteins come from a genomic window of bacterium:
- a CDS encoding sigma-54 factor interaction domain-containing protein, with amino-acid sequence MHACWVLLTASGEIPARILHVRPPHFVTKQHPLVTEVDLTSREFPTVRFQDASIPVEESQADVDSVRVQLGIVGDHAAMQRSLEMGAMLAPSQAPVLIFGETGTGKELFARYIHCLSGRPRNIFVAVNCAAIPEGLVESLLFGHKKGAFTGAINDQVGKFDTADKGTLFLDEFGELPMPAQAKLLRVLQDGLVE; translated from the coding sequence ATGCATGCCTGTTGGGTTCTCCTTACGGCTTCCGGCGAAATTCCCGCCCGCATTCTCCATGTGCGACCCCCGCATTTTGTAACAAAACAACACCCGCTCGTGACTGAGGTGGATCTGACCTCGCGTGAGTTCCCTACCGTCAGGTTCCAGGATGCATCGATTCCTGTTGAAGAGAGCCAAGCCGATGTTGATTCCGTCAGAGTGCAGCTTGGCATTGTGGGAGATCACGCCGCGATGCAGCGTTCACTCGAGATGGGTGCCATGCTGGCTCCATCACAGGCCCCGGTTCTCATCTTTGGGGAGACAGGGACCGGCAAAGAGCTATTCGCACGGTACATTCACTGTTTGAGTGGAAGGCCGCGAAATATCTTTGTCGCTGTAAATTGTGCGGCGATTCCGGAAGGCCTTGTCGAAAGCCTGCTGTTCGGTCACAAGAAAGGAGCCTTTACCGGCGCGATCAACGACCAGGTTGGCAAGTTCGATACGGCGGATAAGGGGACCCTTTTCCTGGATGAGTTCGGAGAGCTTCCCATGCCCGCACAGGCCAAGTTGCTGAGAGTTCTGCAAGATGGACTGGTGGAGC